In Burkholderia savannae, one genomic interval encodes:
- a CDS encoding class II glutamine amidotransferase, with the protein MCQLFGMNCAEPTDVTFSFTGFAARGGLTDHHADGWGIAFFEDKACRLFIDQQSSATSPIAEMVKRYPIKSKNTIAHIRKATQGHILLENCHPFMRELWGRHWIFAHNGDLHDYSPDLEGGVFQPVGTTDSEKAFCKLMQGLRDAFPGAQPPLPELFEQVGELTRDITRHGVFNFLMSNGQALFAHCSTRLHYLVRRWPFSTAHLIDEDISIDFAKYTTPEDRVAVIATQPLTDDEVWTALDPGELVMFQCGDVAATMRIPVPQAVLEKLTNPELDASASAPRRAAALASADVAGVAGDLGDDPVDF; encoded by the coding sequence ATGTGCCAACTCTTCGGAATGAACTGCGCCGAACCGACGGACGTGACGTTCTCGTTTACCGGCTTCGCGGCCCGCGGCGGGCTCACCGATCACCATGCAGACGGCTGGGGCATCGCGTTCTTCGAGGACAAGGCCTGCCGCCTCTTCATCGACCAGCAATCGTCCGCGACGTCGCCCATCGCCGAGATGGTCAAGCGCTATCCGATCAAGTCGAAGAACACGATCGCGCACATTCGCAAGGCGACGCAGGGGCACATCCTGCTCGAGAACTGCCATCCGTTCATGCGCGAGCTGTGGGGCCGCCACTGGATCTTCGCGCACAACGGCGATCTGCACGACTATTCGCCCGACCTCGAAGGCGGCGTCTTTCAGCCGGTCGGCACGACCGACAGCGAGAAAGCGTTCTGCAAGCTGATGCAGGGCCTGCGCGATGCGTTCCCGGGCGCGCAGCCGCCGCTGCCCGAACTGTTCGAGCAGGTGGGCGAGCTCACGCGCGACATCACGCGGCACGGCGTCTTCAACTTCCTGATGTCGAACGGGCAGGCGCTGTTCGCGCACTGCTCGACGCGGCTGCACTACCTCGTGCGGCGCTGGCCGTTCTCGACCGCGCACCTGATCGACGAGGACATCTCGATCGATTTCGCGAAATACACGACGCCGGAGGATCGCGTCGCGGTGATCGCGACGCAGCCGCTTACCGACGACGAAGTGTGGACCGCGCTCGATCCGGGCGAGCTCGTGATGTTCCAGTGCGGCGACGTCGCGGCGACGATGCGCATTCCGGTGCCGCAAGCCGTGCTCGAGAAGCTCACGAATCCGGAACTCGATGCGTCCGCGTCGGCGCCGCGCCGGGCGGCCGCGCTCGCGTCGGCCGACGTGGCCGGCGTGGCCGGCGATCTCGGCGACGATCCGGTCGATTTCTGA
- the pyrC gene encoding dihydroorotase, which produces MNASAPASLTLARPDDWHLHVRDGAMLAAVLPHTARQFGRAIIMPNLKPPVTTTAQAQAYRERILAALPAGMTFEPLMTLYLTDNTPADEIRRARESGFVHGVKLYPAGATTNSDAGVTDLLGKCAKTLETMQEVGMPLLVHGEVTEPSIDLFDREKAFIERVMEPLRRALPELKVVFEHITTKDAADYVRDVDAAPGQIGATITAHHLLYNRNAMFVGGIRPHYYCLPVLKRETHRVALVAAATSGNPRFFLGTDSAPHAKGAKEAACGCAGCYTALHALELYAEAFDQAGALDKLEGFASFFGADFYGLPRSADTVTLHRETWELPLEIDAGGSPVVPLRGGEPIGWRLV; this is translated from the coding sequence ATGAATGCTTCTGCCCCCGCCTCGCTGACCCTCGCACGCCCCGACGATTGGCACCTGCACGTGCGCGACGGCGCGATGCTCGCGGCCGTTCTGCCGCACACCGCCCGCCAGTTCGGCCGCGCGATCATCATGCCGAACCTGAAGCCGCCCGTCACGACGACCGCGCAGGCGCAGGCGTACCGCGAGCGCATCCTGGCCGCGCTGCCGGCCGGCATGACGTTCGAGCCGCTGATGACGCTGTACCTGACCGACAACACGCCTGCGGACGAAATCCGCCGCGCGCGCGAAAGCGGCTTCGTGCACGGCGTGAAGCTGTATCCGGCGGGCGCGACGACGAACTCCGACGCAGGCGTGACGGATCTGCTCGGCAAATGCGCGAAGACGCTCGAGACGATGCAGGAAGTCGGGATGCCGCTCCTCGTGCACGGCGAGGTGACGGAGCCGTCGATCGACCTGTTCGATCGCGAGAAGGCGTTCATCGAGCGCGTGATGGAGCCGCTGCGCCGCGCGCTGCCGGAGCTCAAGGTGGTGTTCGAGCACATCACGACGAAGGACGCGGCCGATTACGTGCGCGATGTCGACGCGGCGCCCGGCCAGATCGGCGCGACGATCACCGCGCACCATCTTCTGTACAACCGCAACGCGATGTTCGTGGGCGGCATCCGCCCGCATTACTACTGCCTGCCGGTGCTGAAGCGCGAGACGCACCGGGTCGCGCTCGTCGCGGCGGCGACGTCGGGCAACCCGCGCTTCTTCCTCGGCACCGACAGCGCGCCGCACGCGAAGGGCGCGAAGGAGGCCGCGTGCGGTTGCGCGGGCTGCTACACGGCGCTGCACGCGCTCGAGCTGTACGCGGAGGCGTTCGATCAGGCGGGCGCGCTCGACAAGCTCGAAGGTTTCGCGAGCTTCTTCGGCGCGGATTTCTACGGCCTGCCGCGCAGCGCCGACACGGTGACGCTGCACCGCGAGACGTGGGAACTGCCGCTGGAGATCGACGCGGGCGGGAGCCCCGTCGTGCCGCTGCGCGGTGGGGAGCCGATCGGCTGGCGGCTCGTCTGA
- a CDS encoding DUF3025 domain-containing protein: MNGPHGMGDHDAQEGMNGAQRPEGAHGSADPRRTGATGLADRADATRGPADSRNAGEPTRQDHSDHADRQDHPAVAGNPRESRASRASCAANDRRGPHSADDGFCFDRIDWSEPWLAPFAARGGRWAQAARQGERAWLSMLNDDARAERRATGRGLPLRFIEQAALPAGTAYETHIALTGAVPTRHNLHDFFNALVWFAYPRIKAALNARQAGAIDATGVGPVRGAVRDALTLFDENAALFATSDSALAAALRGFDWPTLMCAARAAWGARCEARIVGHALLEKLVEPYKGCTAHAWIVDVPAAYFEWADEKRRAWLDEHVAAALAATEPTSRGFAPLPVLGVPGWWAANETPSFYDDPRVFRSGRRARAG, from the coding sequence ATGAACGGGCCGCACGGCATGGGCGATCACGACGCTCAGGAGGGCATGAACGGCGCGCAGCGGCCAGAAGGCGCGCATGGCTCGGCCGATCCGCGGCGCACGGGAGCGACGGGGCTCGCCGACCGGGCGGACGCGACGCGCGGCCCGGCCGATTCGCGCAACGCAGGTGAGCCGACGCGCCAGGATCACTCTGATCACGCGGATCGCCAGGATCATCCTGCGGTCGCGGGCAATCCACGCGAATCGCGTGCGTCTCGTGCGTCCTGTGCGGCGAACGATCGACGTGGGCCGCATTCTGCCGACGACGGGTTCTGCTTCGACCGAATCGATTGGTCCGAGCCGTGGCTCGCGCCGTTCGCCGCACGCGGCGGGCGATGGGCGCAGGCGGCGCGGCAGGGCGAGCGCGCGTGGCTGAGCATGCTGAACGACGATGCCCGAGCCGAACGACGCGCGACGGGCCGCGGCCTGCCGCTTCGTTTCATCGAGCAGGCGGCGCTGCCGGCGGGAACCGCGTACGAGACCCACATCGCCTTAACGGGCGCCGTCCCGACCCGCCACAACCTGCACGATTTCTTCAATGCGCTCGTCTGGTTCGCGTATCCGCGCATCAAGGCGGCACTCAACGCGCGCCAGGCCGGCGCGATCGACGCAACGGGCGTCGGCCCCGTGCGCGGCGCCGTGCGCGACGCGCTCACGCTGTTCGACGAGAACGCGGCGCTCTTTGCGACCTCGGATTCGGCGCTTGCGGCCGCGCTGCGCGGTTTCGACTGGCCGACCTTGATGTGCGCAGCGCGCGCCGCGTGGGGCGCGCGCTGCGAGGCGCGGATCGTCGGTCATGCGCTGCTCGAAAAGCTCGTCGAGCCGTACAAGGGCTGCACCGCGCACGCGTGGATCGTCGACGTGCCGGCCGCGTATTTCGAATGGGCGGACGAAAAGCGCCGCGCGTGGCTCGACGAGCATGTCGCGGCGGCGCTTGCCGCGACCGAACCGACGAGCCGCGGGTTCGCGCCTCTGCCGGTGCTCGGCGTGCCCGGCTGGTGGGCGGCGAACGAGACGCCGTCGTTCTACGACGATCCGCGAGTGTTTCGCAGCGGCCGGCGCGCACGCGCGGGCTGA
- a CDS encoding OsmC family protein, which yields MECKVSWMGQDGMAFAAQTGSGHLVTMDGAPEGGGHNLAPRPMEMVLVGTGGCTAYDVVLILKKSRQEVTGCSVTLQAERASEDPKVFTKIHFHFTVTGRNLNPATVERAINLSHDKYCSASIMIAKTAELSHSFEIVAA from the coding sequence ATGGAATGCAAAGTTAGCTGGATGGGGCAGGATGGCATGGCGTTCGCCGCCCAAACGGGCAGCGGCCACCTCGTCACGATGGACGGCGCGCCCGAAGGCGGCGGGCACAATCTCGCGCCGCGCCCGATGGAGATGGTGCTCGTCGGCACGGGCGGCTGCACGGCCTATGACGTCGTGCTGATCCTCAAGAAGAGCCGCCAGGAAGTCACGGGCTGCTCGGTGACGCTGCAGGCGGAGCGCGCGAGCGAGGACCCGAAGGTGTTCACGAAGATCCACTTCCACTTCACGGTGACGGGCCGCAACCTGAATCCCGCGACCGTCGAGCGTGCGATCAACCTGTCGCACGACAAGTACTGCTCCGCATCGATCATGATCGCGAAGACGGCCGAACTGTCGCATTCGTTCGAGATCGTCGCCGCGTAA
- the rplM gene encoding 50S ribosomal protein L13 yields the protein MKTFSAKAHEVTREWYVIDATDKVLGRVASEVARRLRGKHKPEFTPHVDTGDFIIVINASKLKVTGNKTLDKKYYRHSGYPGGIYETTFGKMQERFPGRALEKAVKGMLPKGPLGYAMIKKLKVYAEATHPHSAQQPKALEI from the coding sequence ATGAAGACGTTTTCCGCAAAAGCCCATGAGGTGACGCGCGAATGGTACGTGATTGACGCGACGGATAAGGTTCTCGGCCGTGTCGCCAGCGAAGTGGCACGCCGTCTTCGCGGCAAGCACAAGCCTGAGTTCACCCCGCACGTCGACACCGGTGATTTCATCATCGTCATCAACGCGAGCAAGTTGAAGGTCACGGGCAACAAGACGCTGGACAAGAAGTACTACCGTCACTCGGGCTACCCGGGCGGCATCTATGAAACGACGTTCGGCAAGATGCAGGAACGCTTCCCGGGCCGCGCGCTCGAGAAGGCGGTCAAGGGCATGCTGCCGAAGGGCCCGCTCGGCTACGCGATGATCAAGAAGCTGAAGGTCTACGCTGAAGCCACGCATCCGCATTCGGCTCAACAGCCGAAAGCGCTCGAGATCTAA
- the rpsI gene encoding 30S ribosomal protein S9: MIGNWNYGTGRRKSAVARVFIKAGKGDIVVNGKPISDYFSRETSLMIVRQPLELTNHGQTFDIKVNVTGGGETGQAGAVRHGITRALIDYDATLKPALSSAGFVTRDAREVERKKVGLHKARRAKQFSKR, from the coding sequence ATGATCGGTAACTGGAACTACGGTACGGGCCGCCGCAAGAGCGCAGTCGCTCGTGTCTTCATCAAGGCTGGCAAGGGCGACATCGTCGTCAACGGCAAGCCCATCTCCGACTACTTCTCGCGCGAAACGTCGCTGATGATCGTGCGTCAGCCGCTGGAACTCACGAACCACGGCCAGACGTTCGACATCAAGGTGAACGTGACGGGCGGCGGCGAAACGGGTCAGGCAGGCGCAGTGCGCCACGGCATCACCCGCGCGCTGATCGACTACGACGCGACGCTGAAGCCGGCGCTGTCGAGCGCGGGCTTCGTCACGCGCGACGCTCGTGAAGTCGAGCGTAAGAAGGTCGGTCTGCACAAGGCACGCCGCGCCAAGCAGTTCTCGAAGCGTTAA
- the erpA gene encoding iron-sulfur cluster insertion protein ErpA — MNAVTESAATTEMPAPFVFTDAAADKVKQLIDEEGNPELKLRVFVQGGGCSGFQYGFTFDEDVNEDDTVLNKNGVVLLVDAMSYQYLVGAEIDYKDDLNGAQFVIKNPNATTTCGCGSSFSV, encoded by the coding sequence ATGAACGCTGTTACCGAATCCGCGGCAACTACCGAGATGCCGGCTCCGTTCGTCTTCACCGACGCGGCGGCCGATAAGGTCAAGCAACTGATCGACGAAGAGGGCAACCCCGAGCTCAAGCTGCGCGTGTTCGTGCAAGGCGGCGGCTGCTCCGGCTTCCAGTACGGCTTCACGTTCGACGAGGACGTCAACGAGGACGATACCGTGCTCAACAAGAACGGGGTCGTGCTGCTCGTCGACGCAATGAGCTATCAGTATCTCGTCGGCGCCGAGATCGACTACAAGGACGATCTGAACGGCGCGCAATTCGTCATCAAGAACCCGAACGCGACTACGACCTGCGGTTGCGGCTCGTCGTTCTCGGTCTGA
- a CDS encoding helix-turn-helix transcriptional regulator has protein sequence MNDRLKGLLARFELHARVFHFGTLPGTSTFDICEDGFHMHLLRSGAVCVTGGALGLHAVPEPSALFIRRPGRYRIEARGGMPAEVLSAAIEFGLGDENPLLRGLPDLLAIPLASMSSLDAVQHALFAEARAPACGHDTVINRLTEVLVVQLLRFVMRNRLVASGSLAGLSDARLAKALNALHADPALPWTLERMAAAAGMSRSRFAAHFADTVGVPPGEYLLQWRVGLAKTLLRRGYAVKEIAPEVGYGSASALTRAFAQCTGHAPTDWLAHASDAVRTADAAAPEIGARAA, from the coding sequence ATGAACGATCGCCTGAAAGGTCTTCTCGCCCGCTTCGAGCTGCACGCCCGCGTGTTCCACTTCGGCACGCTGCCCGGCACGTCGACATTCGATATCTGCGAGGACGGCTTCCACATGCACCTGCTGCGCTCGGGCGCCGTCTGCGTGACAGGCGGTGCGCTCGGCCTGCACGCGGTGCCCGAGCCGAGCGCGCTGTTCATCCGGCGGCCCGGCAGGTACCGGATCGAAGCGCGCGGCGGCATGCCCGCCGAGGTCTTGTCCGCTGCGATCGAATTCGGGCTCGGCGACGAAAATCCGCTGCTGCGCGGCCTGCCCGATCTGCTCGCGATCCCGCTTGCGTCGATGTCGTCGCTCGACGCCGTCCAGCATGCGCTGTTCGCCGAGGCAAGGGCGCCCGCGTGCGGTCACGATACGGTGATCAACCGGCTGACCGAAGTGCTCGTCGTGCAATTGCTGCGCTTCGTGATGCGCAACCGGCTGGTGGCGAGCGGCTCGCTCGCCGGGCTGTCCGACGCCCGGCTTGCCAAGGCGCTGAACGCGCTGCATGCGGACCCGGCGTTGCCGTGGACGCTCGAACGGATGGCCGCCGCGGCCGGCATGTCGCGCTCGCGCTTCGCCGCGCATTTCGCGGACACGGTCGGCGTGCCGCCCGGCGAATATCTACTCCAGTGGCGAGTGGGGCTCGCGAAGACGCTGCTGCGGCGCGGCTACGCGGTCAAGGAAATCGCGCCGGAAGTCGGCTACGGCAGCGCGAGCGCGCTCACGCGCGCATTCGCGCAATGCACGGGACACGCGCCGACCGATTGGCTCGCGCATGCGAGCGACGCAGTGCGCACGGCCGACGCAGCAGCGCCGGAAATCGGCGCGCGCGCGGCGTGA
- a CDS encoding glutathione S-transferase family protein, protein MIRFFYHPSPNPAKVALFLEEAGVPYELVPVDTRKGEQHGDAFKAINPNAKTPALVDGDVTVFDSNAILLYLAEKTGQFLPDDTPAARGELLSWLMFVATGIGPYCGQAVHFRHFAPEPKAYAANRYDFEAWRHWRIVDERLATRRYMVGDGYTIADMAVWGWARAIPFVLGDGAWEQLPNVKRLFDEINARPAAQRAEALKARHAFKTDFDDDARRVLFPQNARLASATGAEA, encoded by the coding sequence ATGATCCGATTCTTCTATCACCCGTCGCCGAACCCGGCCAAGGTCGCGTTGTTCCTCGAGGAGGCCGGCGTGCCTTATGAACTCGTGCCCGTCGATACGCGCAAGGGCGAGCAGCACGGTGACGCGTTCAAGGCGATCAATCCGAACGCGAAGACGCCCGCGCTAGTCGACGGCGATGTGACCGTGTTCGACAGCAACGCGATCCTGCTGTATCTCGCGGAGAAGACCGGCCAGTTCCTGCCGGACGACACGCCCGCCGCGCGCGGCGAGCTGCTGTCGTGGCTGATGTTCGTCGCGACGGGGATCGGCCCGTACTGCGGCCAGGCGGTGCATTTCAGGCACTTCGCGCCGGAGCCGAAAGCGTATGCGGCGAACCGCTACGACTTCGAGGCGTGGCGCCACTGGCGCATCGTCGACGAACGCCTCGCCACCCGCCGCTACATGGTCGGCGACGGCTACACGATCGCCGACATGGCGGTGTGGGGCTGGGCGCGTGCGATCCCGTTCGTGCTCGGCGACGGCGCATGGGAGCAGTTGCCGAACGTGAAGCGCCTGTTCGACGAGATCAACGCGCGTCCCGCCGCGCAACGCGCGGAGGCGCTGAAGGCGCGCCACGCGTTCAAGACCGATTTCGACGACGACGCGCGCCGCGTGCTGTTTCCGCAGAACGCGCGGCTTGCGTCCGCAACCGGCGCGGAGGCCTGA
- a CDS encoding glutathione S-transferase N-terminal domain-containing protein, whose product MLDLYYWTTPNGHKITMFVEEAGLPYRIVPVNIGRGEQFEPDFLRIAPNNRIPALVDHAPADGGAPLSIFESGAILLYLADKIGRFIPADLRGRNETLQWLFWQMGGLGPMAGQNHHFVQYAPEPLPYAIDRYVKETSRLYGVLNKHLSDGRDYIAGEYSIADMACYPWIVPHERQRQRLADFPFLAAWFARVAERPATVRAYERAKEINVAPTVDQNSRSVLFGQDASSVR is encoded by the coding sequence ATGCTCGATCTCTACTACTGGACCACGCCGAACGGCCACAAGATCACGATGTTCGTCGAGGAGGCCGGCTTGCCGTACCGGATCGTGCCGGTCAACATCGGCCGCGGCGAGCAGTTCGAGCCGGATTTCCTGCGCATCGCGCCCAACAACCGGATTCCGGCCCTCGTCGATCACGCGCCCGCCGACGGCGGCGCGCCGCTGTCGATCTTCGAGTCCGGCGCGATCCTGCTGTATCTCGCGGACAAGATCGGACGCTTCATTCCGGCCGACCTGCGCGGGCGCAACGAAACGCTGCAGTGGCTGTTCTGGCAAATGGGCGGGCTCGGCCCGATGGCGGGGCAGAACCATCACTTCGTGCAGTACGCGCCCGAGCCGCTGCCGTATGCGATCGACCGCTATGTGAAGGAAACGTCGCGGCTGTACGGCGTGCTGAACAAGCATCTGTCGGACGGGCGCGACTACATCGCGGGCGAATATTCGATCGCCGACATGGCGTGCTACCCGTGGATCGTGCCGCACGAGCGGCAGCGGCAGCGCCTCGCGGATTTCCCGTTCCTCGCCGCGTGGTTCGCGCGGGTCGCCGAACGGCCCGCCACCGTGCGCGCGTACGAGCGGGCGAAGGAGATCAACGTTGCGCCGACCGTCGATCAGAACTCGCGCAGCGTGTTGTTCGGGCAGGACGCGAGCTCGGTTCGCTGA
- a CDS encoding anhydro-N-acetylmuramic acid kinase, with amino-acid sequence MASNRMQPGHPADGVYFGLMSGTSMDGVDGVAVRFEAGKPPAVLSEAFVGFADTLRDALFALQQPGGDEIEREALAANALAARYAVCCHELLRAAGLAPENVRALGVHGQTVRHRPERGYTRQINNAALLAELTRIDVIADFRSRDVAAGGQGAPLVPAFHATVFGSPDETRVVCNLGGISNITILPAAHDARDARNDPVRGLDCGPANALIDAWAERHLKQPFDDGGRFAARGTVHEALLAALLDEPYFRQGAPKSTGRDLFNADWLDAKLAGFPGLAPEDVQATLTMLTAATVADEIARHASDCRAVYVCGGGARNPVLLDAIAAALAARGLDVPIDTTAALGVPPQQVESLAFAWLAYRFNARAPGNVSAVTGAAGERVLGALYPR; translated from the coding sequence GTGGCGTCCAACCGCATGCAACCCGGCCATCCCGCGGATGGCGTGTATTTCGGCCTGATGTCGGGGACGAGCATGGACGGCGTCGACGGCGTCGCCGTCCGCTTCGAGGCGGGCAAGCCGCCCGCCGTGCTGTCCGAGGCGTTCGTCGGCTTCGCCGACACGCTGCGCGACGCGCTCTTCGCGCTGCAGCAGCCGGGCGGCGACGAGATCGAGCGCGAGGCGCTCGCCGCGAACGCGCTCGCCGCGCGCTACGCGGTGTGCTGCCACGAGCTGCTGCGCGCGGCGGGCCTCGCGCCCGAGAACGTGCGCGCGCTCGGCGTGCACGGCCAGACGGTGCGCCACCGGCCCGAGCGCGGCTACACGCGGCAGATCAACAATGCCGCGCTGCTCGCGGAGCTCACGCGCATCGACGTGATCGCGGACTTCCGCAGCCGCGACGTCGCCGCGGGCGGCCAGGGCGCGCCGCTCGTGCCGGCGTTCCACGCGACGGTGTTCGGCTCGCCGGACGAGACGCGCGTCGTCTGCAACCTGGGCGGCATCAGCAACATCACGATCCTGCCCGCCGCGCACGACGCGCGTGACGCGCGCAACGATCCGGTGCGCGGCCTCGACTGCGGCCCGGCGAACGCGCTGATCGACGCATGGGCCGAACGCCACCTGAAACAGCCGTTCGACGACGGCGGTCGTTTCGCGGCGCGCGGCACGGTGCACGAGGCGCTCCTCGCCGCGCTCCTCGACGAGCCGTATTTCCGGCAGGGCGCGCCCAAAAGCACGGGGCGCGATCTCTTCAACGCCGATTGGCTCGACGCGAAGCTCGCCGGCTTTCCGGGCCTCGCGCCCGAAGACGTGCAGGCGACGCTCACGATGCTGACGGCGGCCACCGTCGCCGACGAAATCGCACGGCATGCGAGCGACTGCCGGGCCGTCTACGTATGCGGCGGCGGCGCGCGCAACCCGGTGTTGCTCGACGCGATCGCGGCCGCGCTCGCGGCGCGCGGGCTCGACGTGCCGATCGACACGACGGCCGCGCTCGGCGTGCCGCCGCAGCAGGTCGAATCGCTCGCGTTCGCGTGGCTTGCGTACCGCTTCAACGCGCGCGCGCCGGGCAACGTGTCGGCCGTCACGGGCGCGGCGGGCGAACGCGTGCTGGGCGCGCTGTACCCGCGCTGA
- the tyrS gene encoding tyrosine--tRNA ligase: MSTDPTSKPAFPITDEVRHALAVTKRGVDELLIEEEFAQKLAKSAATGKPLRIKLGLDPTAPDIHIGHTVVLNKMRQLQDLGHTVIFLIGDFTSLIGDPSGRNATRPPLTREQIEANAKTYFEQAALVLDREKTEIRYNSEWSMPLGADGMIKLASRYTVARMLEREDFTKRFQGGIPISIHEFLYPLMQGYDSVALNADLELGGTDQKFNLLVGRELQKQYGQEQQCILTMPLLEGLDGVEKMSKSKGNYVGISEKPSDMFGKLMSISDVLMWRYFELLSFRGLDEIAQFRREAEGGRNPRDFKVMLAQEIVERFHSRADAERALEDFNHRAKGGVPDDIPTVTLAGAPLAIGQLLKLAGLVPSTSEALRNIEQGGVKIDGATVSDKALKLDAGEFVVQVGKRRFARVTLTA; the protein is encoded by the coding sequence ATGAGCACCGATCCCACTTCCAAGCCCGCCTTCCCGATCACCGATGAGGTTCGCCACGCGCTCGCCGTCACGAAGCGCGGCGTCGACGAGCTGCTGATCGAGGAAGAGTTCGCGCAGAAGCTCGCGAAAAGCGCGGCGACGGGCAAGCCGCTGCGCATCAAGCTGGGCCTCGATCCGACCGCGCCCGACATCCACATCGGCCACACGGTCGTGCTGAACAAGATGCGCCAGCTGCAGGATCTCGGCCATACGGTGATTTTCCTGATCGGCGACTTCACGTCGCTGATCGGCGATCCGTCGGGCCGCAACGCGACGCGCCCGCCGCTTACGCGTGAGCAGATCGAAGCAAACGCGAAGACCTACTTCGAGCAGGCCGCGCTCGTGCTCGACCGCGAGAAGACCGAGATCCGCTACAACAGCGAATGGTCGATGCCGCTCGGCGCGGACGGGATGATCAAGCTCGCGTCGCGCTACACGGTTGCGCGGATGCTCGAGCGCGAGGACTTCACGAAGCGCTTCCAGGGCGGCATTCCGATCTCGATCCACGAATTCCTGTATCCGCTGATGCAAGGCTACGACTCGGTCGCGCTGAACGCCGATCTCGAGCTCGGCGGCACCGACCAGAAGTTCAACCTGCTCGTGGGCCGCGAGTTGCAGAAGCAGTACGGGCAGGAGCAGCAGTGCATCCTGACGATGCCGCTTCTCGAAGGCCTCGACGGCGTCGAGAAGATGTCGAAGTCGAAGGGCAACTACGTCGGCATCAGCGAGAAGCCGAGCGACATGTTCGGCAAGCTGATGAGCATCTCGGACGTTCTGATGTGGCGCTACTTCGAGCTGCTGTCGTTCCGCGGCCTCGACGAGATCGCGCAGTTCCGCCGCGAGGCCGAGGGCGGCCGCAATCCGCGCGACTTCAAGGTGATGCTCGCGCAGGAGATCGTCGAGCGCTTCCATTCGCGCGCGGACGCCGAGCGCGCGCTCGAGGACTTCAACCACCGCGCGAAGGGCGGCGTGCCGGACGATATTCCCACGGTGACGCTCGCGGGCGCGCCGCTCGCGATCGGCCAGTTGCTGAAGCTGGCGGGGCTCGTGCCGTCGACGAGCGAGGCGCTGCGCAACATCGAGCAGGGCGGCGTGAAGATCGACGGCGCGACGGTGTCCGACAAGGCGCTGAAGCTCGACGCGGGCGAATTCGTCGTGCAAGTCGGCAAGCGCCGCTTCGCGCGCGTGACGCTCACTGCATGA
- the dtd gene encoding D-aminoacyl-tRNA deacylase has translation MIALIQRVKRADVRVGGRVTGEIGAGLLALVCAERGDTEAVANRLLAKVLGYRVFSDAAGKMNLPVSNIDGAGRAGGLLLVSQFTLAADTNSGLRPSFTPAAPPDEGERLFDYFVRAARERHPIVATGEFGADMQVSLVNDGPVTFWLQTRP, from the coding sequence ATGATCGCGTTGATCCAGCGCGTGAAGCGCGCCGACGTGCGCGTCGGCGGCCGCGTGACGGGCGAGATCGGCGCCGGTCTCCTCGCGCTCGTCTGCGCGGAGCGCGGCGACACCGAGGCGGTCGCGAACAGGCTGCTCGCGAAGGTGCTCGGCTACCGCGTGTTCAGCGATGCGGCGGGCAAGATGAACCTGCCCGTGTCGAACATCGACGGCGCGGGGCGCGCGGGCGGCCTGCTGCTCGTGTCGCAGTTCACGCTCGCGGCCGACACGAACAGCGGCCTGCGCCCGAGCTTCACGCCCGCCGCGCCGCCCGACGAGGGCGAGCGCCTGTTCGACTACTTCGTGCGCGCGGCGCGCGAGCGCCATCCGATCGTCGCGACGGGCGAGTTCGGCGCCGACATGCAGGTGTCGCTCGTCAACGACGGCCCCGTGACGTTCTGGTTGCAGACGCGCCCGTGA